From the Acidobacteriota bacterium genome, one window contains:
- a CDS encoding YgeY family selenium metabolism-linked hydrolase, protein MTDLYARIHARAKELEPEIARFLCDLVRTPSHSTKEKEVVAVIDREMRTLGFDEVRVDGLGSIIGRVGRGKRLVAFDAHIDTVYPGDRALWRFDPFDAHIADGHVWGRGASDQKGGLAAMVYAGKIMKEMDLAGDFTVLFTGTVIEEDCDGLCWKYLVEEEKIRPEAVVITEPTSLRIHRGQRGRMEMMVHAKGVSCHGSAPERGDNAVYKIARIALEIEKLNARLADDPFLGKGTVTVTQVFFSSPSACSVPDAASIQLDRRLTVGETIDTAVAEVQEACRRAGHPDAAVEVLQYAEPAYTGKVFPMQKYYPTWVTPAASPYVQAAVAAYRAALGTEPVVDKWTFSTNGVAIAGLAGIPCLGLGPGHEKEAHAPNESCPVDHLGAAAAFYTAFMAQLNGR, encoded by the coding sequence ATGACCGACTTGTACGCCAGAATCCATGCCCGCGCAAAGGAACTCGAACCCGAGATCGCCCGGTTCCTGTGCGATCTCGTCCGCACACCGTCCCACTCGACCAAGGAGAAGGAAGTGGTCGCGGTGATCGACCGCGAGATGCGCACGCTGGGCTTCGACGAGGTGCGCGTTGACGGCCTGGGGTCCATCATCGGCCGGGTGGGGCGCGGCAAGCGCCTGGTGGCCTTCGACGCCCACATCGACACCGTCTACCCCGGCGACCGCGCCCTGTGGCGCTTCGACCCGTTCGACGCCCACATCGCCGACGGGCACGTGTGGGGCCGCGGCGCCTCGGACCAGAAGGGCGGGCTGGCCGCCATGGTCTACGCCGGCAAAATCATGAAGGAGATGGACCTGGCCGGCGACTTCACGGTGCTCTTCACGGGCACGGTGATCGAGGAGGACTGCGACGGACTGTGCTGGAAGTACCTCGTCGAAGAAGAAAAGATCCGGCCCGAGGCGGTGGTGATCACGGAGCCCACCAGCCTGCGCATCCACCGCGGCCAGCGCGGCCGGATGGAGATGATGGTCCATGCCAAGGGCGTGAGCTGCCACGGCTCGGCCCCCGAGCGCGGCGACAACGCGGTCTACAAAATCGCCCGCATCGCCCTGGAGATCGAGAAGCTCAACGCCCGGCTGGCCGACGACCCGTTTCTGGGCAAGGGGACCGTCACCGTGACTCAGGTGTTCTTCTCATCGCCGTCGGCCTGCTCGGTGCCCGACGCCGCCAGCATCCAGCTGGACCGGCGCCTCACCGTGGGCGAGACCATCGACACGGCGGTGGCCGAGGTGCAGGAGGCCTGCCGCCGCGCCGGTCACCCGGATGCGGCGGTGGAGGTGCTCCAATACGCCGAACCCGCCTACACGGGCAAGGTGTTCCCCATGCAGAAGTACTACCCCACCTGGGTGACGCCGGCCGCCTCGCCCTACGTGCAGGCGGCGGTGGCGGCGTACCGCGCCGCGCTCGGCACCGAGCCGGTGGTGGACAAGTGGACGTTCTCCACCAACGGCGTCGCCATCGCCGGACTGGCCGGCATTCCGTGCCTGGGGCTCGGCCCCGGCCATGAGAAGGAAGCGCACGCGCCCAACGAGTCGTGCCCGGTGGACCATCTGGGCGCCGCCGCCGCGTTCTACACCGCGTTCATGGCGCAGCTCAACGGAAGGTAG
- the ssnA gene encoding putative aminohydrolase SsnA has protein sequence MSQPLVIRGGVILTLGEDNRVLRDHAIRVEDGRIHKIAPAAEVDAAGARVIDAAGKAVLPGWINAHMHFYSTLVRGLGKAKPSRDFVDQLRNLWWRLDRRLTLDDTYVSALVMAVAAVRSGTTTLIDHHASPGAVRGSLDAIARAVKAAGLRACLCYEVSDRDGADVAQAGLEENAAFIRRCKDEKDPQLRALFGLHAAFTLGDATLDRAAAMGRELGAGFHVHTAESPADQEYNMREHGQRVVRRLRDHGLLGAGTICAHCVHVDDAELDLLAETQTMVAHNPQSNLNNAVGIADLLAMARRGITVGLGTDAMTVRMLEELRVALWAQHLRQNGPTAAFMEVTDTLLVHNPAIASRLWGFPVGRLAEGAAADLILVDYDPPTPLEPATVRGHVVFGLSQAAVDTTVVGGRVLMTGKRLERDVDEAALAARARELAASLWDRF, from the coding sequence ATGAGTCAACCGTTGGTGATCCGGGGCGGCGTCATTCTGACGCTGGGTGAGGACAACCGGGTGCTGCGGGACCACGCCATCCGCGTCGAGGACGGCCGCATTCACAAGATTGCGCCGGCCGCCGAGGTGGATGCCGCCGGCGCCCGCGTCATCGACGCCGCGGGGAAGGCGGTGCTGCCCGGCTGGATCAACGCCCACATGCATTTCTACAGCACGTTGGTGCGGGGCCTGGGCAAGGCCAAGCCGTCGCGCGACTTCGTGGATCAGCTCCGCAACCTGTGGTGGCGGCTGGACCGCCGGCTCACCCTGGACGACACCTATGTCAGCGCGCTGGTCATGGCGGTGGCGGCGGTGCGGAGCGGCACCACAACCCTCATCGATCACCACGCCAGTCCCGGCGCCGTCCGCGGCTCGCTCGACGCGATCGCCCGTGCGGTGAAGGCGGCGGGGCTGCGGGCCTGCCTCTGCTACGAGGTCTCGGACCGTGACGGCGCCGACGTGGCCCAGGCCGGACTGGAGGAAAACGCCGCGTTCATCCGCCGCTGCAAGGATGAGAAGGACCCTCAACTCCGCGCCCTGTTCGGCCTCCACGCCGCGTTCACCCTGGGCGACGCCACCCTGGATCGCGCCGCCGCCATGGGCCGGGAACTCGGCGCCGGCTTCCACGTGCATACCGCCGAGTCGCCCGCCGACCAGGAGTACAACATGCGGGAGCACGGTCAGCGCGTGGTGCGGCGGCTGCGCGACCACGGGCTGCTCGGGGCCGGAACCATCTGCGCCCACTGCGTCCATGTGGACGACGCCGAACTCGACCTGCTCGCGGAGACGCAGACCATGGTCGCCCACAACCCGCAGTCCAACCTGAACAACGCCGTGGGCATCGCCGACCTGCTGGCCATGGCGCGGCGTGGGATCACCGTGGGTCTCGGCACCGACGCCATGACGGTGCGCATGCTCGAGGAACTGCGCGTGGCCCTCTGGGCGCAGCACCTGCGCCAGAACGGCCCCACCGCGGCGTTCATGGAAGTGACCGACACGCTGCTCGTCCACAACCCGGCCATCGCCAGCCGCCTCTGGGGATTCCCGGTCGGCCGCCTGGCCGAGGGCGCCGCCGCCGATCTCATCTTGGTGGACTACGACCCGCCCACGCCGCTGGAGCCGGCCACGGTCCGCGGTCACGTCGTGTTCGGCCTGAGCCAGGCCGCGGTGGACACCACCGTCGTCGGCGGCCGCGTCCTCATGACGGGCAAGCGGTTGGAACGCGATGTGGACGAGGCGGCGCTGGCCGCCCGCGCCCGCGAGCTTGCTGCCTCCCTGTGGGACCGGTTTTGA